A region of Vitis vinifera cultivar Pinot Noir 40024 chromosome 13, ASM3070453v1 DNA encodes the following proteins:
- the LOC100259574 gene encoding beta-glucosidase 12 isoform X2, whose product MATHQCSLPLGLLILVSSLAWTEPVVAASFNRSSFPAGFIFGTGSASYQYEGAANEGGRGPSIWDTFSHKYPDRITDGSNGDVANDFYHCYKEDVHTMKELGMDAFRFSISWSRVLPRGKLSRGVNKEGINFYNNLINELLSKGLQPYVTIFHFDLPQALEDEYGGFLSPHIIDDFRDFAELCFKEFGDRVKYWITLNEPWSYSSGGYDQGVSAPGRCSKWVNGACTAGNSAIEPYLVGHHLLLSHAAAVKVYQDRYQASQKGKIGITLVSKWMVPYSNQNADKKAAIRALDFMFGWFMNPLTYGDYPYSMRTLVGPRLPKFTPEQSILVKGSFDFLGLNYYTANYAANVPVANTVNVSYSTDSLANLTVQRNGIPIGPTGWC is encoded by the exons ATGGCAACTCATCAGTGCTCATTACCACTAGGTCTACTAATCCTGGTTAGCTCATTGGCTTGGACTGAGCCAGTGGTAGCTGCCTCCTTCAATCGAAGTAGTTTTCCGGCCGGATTCATTTTTGGAACAGGTTCGGCTTCTTATCAG TATGAAGGTGCAGCAAACGAAGGTGGCAGAGGTCCTAGTATATGGGATACTTTCAGTCATAAATACCCAG ATAGGATAACGGATGGTAGCAATGGCGATGTTGCAAATGATTTCTATCATTGTTATAAG GAAGATGTGCATACAATGAAAGAATTGGGAATGGATGCTTTCAGATTCTCAATATCTTGGTCTAGGGTGTTGCCTC GTGGGAAGCTAAGCAGAGGAGTAAATAAGGAAGGTATCAACTTTTACAACAATCTCATCAATGAACTACTATCAAAAG GTCTACAACCCTATGTGACAATATTTCACTTTGATCTTCCACAAGCACTAGAAGATGAGTATGGTGGCTTTTTAAGCCCACACATTAT AGATGATTTTCGGGACTTTGCGGAGCTTTGTTTTAAGGAGTTTGGTGATCGAGTGAAGTATTGGATCACCCTCAACGAGCCATGGTCTTACAGCAGTGGTGGTTATGACCAAGGAGTCTCAGCACCAGGACGATGCTCTAAGTGGGTTAATGGAGCATGCACAGCTGGGAACTCTGCCATTGAGCCTTACCTGGTAGGCCACCATCTGCTTCTTTCTCATGCAGCTGCAGTAAAAGTGTACCAGGATAGATACCAG GCATCTCAAAAGGGGAAGATTGGAATAACATTGGTGTCTAAGTGGATGGTACCGTACTCTAACCAGAATGCAGATAAGAAAGCAGCCATAAGAGCCCTAGATTTCATGTTTGGATG GTTTATGAATCCATTAACCTATGGCGATTATCCATATAGCATGCGCACGCTTGTTGGACCACGACTACCAAAGTTCACCCCTGAGCAATCTATACTAGTGAAAGGGTcctttgattttcttggattgaATTACTACACTGCAAATTATGCAGCTAATGTTCCTGTTGCTAATACTGTTAACGTGAGCTACTCCACAGATTCTCTTGCTAATCTCACCG TACAACGCAATGGAATCCCCATCGGTCCAACG GGATGGTGTTAA
- the LOC100259574 gene encoding beta-glucosidase 12 isoform X1, translating into MATHQCSLPLGLLILVSSLAWTEPVVAASFNRSSFPAGFIFGTGSASYQYEGAANEGGRGPSIWDTFSHKYPDRITDGSNGDVANDFYHCYKEDVHTMKELGMDAFRFSISWSRVLPRGKLSRGVNKEGINFYNNLINELLSKGLQPYVTIFHFDLPQALEDEYGGFLSPHIIDDFRDFAELCFKEFGDRVKYWITLNEPWSYSSGGYDQGVSAPGRCSKWVNGACTAGNSAIEPYLVGHHLLLSHAAAVKVYQDRYQASQKGKIGITLVSKWMVPYSNQNADKKAAIRALDFMFGWFMNPLTYGDYPYSMRTLVGPRLPKFTPEQSILVKGSFDFLGLNYYTANYAANVPVANTVNVSYSTDSLANLTVQRNGIPIGPTTGSSWLSVYPSGIRSLLLYVKRKYNNPLIYITENGVSEVNNNTLTLKEALKDSKRIDYYYRHLLFLQLAIKDGVNVKGYFAWSLLDNYEWSFGYTVRFGIFFVDYENGLKRYPKHSAIWFKKFLL; encoded by the exons ATGGCAACTCATCAGTGCTCATTACCACTAGGTCTACTAATCCTGGTTAGCTCATTGGCTTGGACTGAGCCAGTGGTAGCTGCCTCCTTCAATCGAAGTAGTTTTCCGGCCGGATTCATTTTTGGAACAGGTTCGGCTTCTTATCAG TATGAAGGTGCAGCAAACGAAGGTGGCAGAGGTCCTAGTATATGGGATACTTTCAGTCATAAATACCCAG ATAGGATAACGGATGGTAGCAATGGCGATGTTGCAAATGATTTCTATCATTGTTATAAG GAAGATGTGCATACAATGAAAGAATTGGGAATGGATGCTTTCAGATTCTCAATATCTTGGTCTAGGGTGTTGCCTC GTGGGAAGCTAAGCAGAGGAGTAAATAAGGAAGGTATCAACTTTTACAACAATCTCATCAATGAACTACTATCAAAAG GTCTACAACCCTATGTGACAATATTTCACTTTGATCTTCCACAAGCACTAGAAGATGAGTATGGTGGCTTTTTAAGCCCACACATTAT AGATGATTTTCGGGACTTTGCGGAGCTTTGTTTTAAGGAGTTTGGTGATCGAGTGAAGTATTGGATCACCCTCAACGAGCCATGGTCTTACAGCAGTGGTGGTTATGACCAAGGAGTCTCAGCACCAGGACGATGCTCTAAGTGGGTTAATGGAGCATGCACAGCTGGGAACTCTGCCATTGAGCCTTACCTGGTAGGCCACCATCTGCTTCTTTCTCATGCAGCTGCAGTAAAAGTGTACCAGGATAGATACCAG GCATCTCAAAAGGGGAAGATTGGAATAACATTGGTGTCTAAGTGGATGGTACCGTACTCTAACCAGAATGCAGATAAGAAAGCAGCCATAAGAGCCCTAGATTTCATGTTTGGATG GTTTATGAATCCATTAACCTATGGCGATTATCCATATAGCATGCGCACGCTTGTTGGACCACGACTACCAAAGTTCACCCCTGAGCAATCTATACTAGTGAAAGGGTcctttgattttcttggattgaATTACTACACTGCAAATTATGCAGCTAATGTTCCTGTTGCTAATACTGTTAACGTGAGCTACTCCACAGATTCTCTTGCTAATCTCACCG TACAACGCAATGGAATCCCCATCGGTCCAACG ACTGGTTCAAGTTGGCTCAGTGTCTATCCTAGTGGAATCCGGAGTCTTTTACTCTATGTGAAGAGAAAATACAACAATCCACTTATTTACATCACTGAAAATG gtGTTAGTGAAGTCAATAATAATACCTTAACACTTAAAGAGGCCTTGAAGGACTCGAAGAGGATAGATTACTACTACCGCCATCTTTTATTCCTTCAATTAGCCATCAA GGATGGTGTTAATGTGAAGGGTTATTTTGCATGGTCATTATTGGATAACTATGAATGGAGTTTTGGCTACACTGTTAGGTTTGGCATTTTCTTTGTCGATTATGAAAATGGCTTGAAAAGATACCCCAAGCATTCAGCTATATGGTTCAAGAAATTCCTCTTATAA